A stretch of the Capsicum annuum cultivar UCD-10X-F1 chromosome 10, UCD10Xv1.1, whole genome shotgun sequence genome encodes the following:
- the LOC107843336 gene encoding uncharacterized protein LOC107843336 isoform X2 — MDDFPASYKLVSENDAEDSNGKRNVETVKEDVSKDSHGSDPGAASAKRLMKCATFPCSGISVPPAEFGRKVQEGDMNAEVITHGADAKSPDLPYSRSISLPTPLKLVSAIKGSREKQGSLPRKLTVTWAPDVYDPIPTSVSHFPSKGQSHKSGKKKNGKNKQKNNGKSSRGSKGRDKKQARKHGGSSQISYHPLDDSNSASSSEVQSSVVEFDVGSQDPFCGSSFLKNSITKLHFPVAEAS, encoded by the exons ATGGACGATTTCCCTGCTAGCTACAAGTTGGTGTCTGAAAAT GACGCTGAAGACTCAAATGGTAAGCGCAATGTTGAGACCGTGAAGGAAGATGTAAGTAAAGATTCCCATGGAAGTGACCCTGGTGCTGCTTCTGCAAAACGCTTGATGAAATGTGCAACATTTCCATGCTCTGGTATCAGCGTGCCTCCTGCAGAATTTGGTAGGAAGGTGCAAGAGGGTGACATGAATGCTGAAGTAATAACACATGGTGCTGATGCCAAATCTCCTGATTTGCCTTACTCACGTTCCATTTCCCTGCCA ACTCCATTGAAGCTTGTATCCGCCATAAAAGGCAGCCGTGAGAAACAAGGCAGTCTACCAAGGAAGCTGACTGTAACATGGGCTCCGGATGTGTATGACCCTATTCCAACATCAGTTTCACATTTTCCAAGCAAGGGACAAAGCCATAAGAGTGGCAAGAAGAAGAATGGGAAGAATAAGCAAAAAAACAATGGCAAATCTTCCCGTGGGAGCAAGGGTAGAGACAAGAAACAAGCTCGGAAACATGGAGGGAGTTCTCAGATAAGTTACCATCCTCTTGATGATAGCAACAGTGCCTCGTCGAGCGAGGTACAGTCTAGTGTTGTGGAATTTGATGTTGGCAGCCAAGATCCATTTTGTGGGAGCAGTTTTCTTAAGAACTCCATCACAAAACTTCACTTCCCAGTTGCAGAGGCTAGCTGA
- the LOC107843336 gene encoding uncharacterized protein LOC107843336 isoform X1, translated as MDDFPASYKLVSENVGALCMSSKETPNCDFGNIEGLSVYDLGYHFTDYLNIQDAEDSNGKRNVETVKEDVSKDSHGSDPGAASAKRLMKCATFPCSGISVPPAEFGRKVQEGDMNAEVITHGADAKSPDLPYSRSISLPTPLKLVSAIKGSREKQGSLPRKLTVTWAPDVYDPIPTSVSHFPSKGQSHKSGKKKNGKNKQKNNGKSSRGSKGRDKKQARKHGGSSQISYHPLDDSNSASSSEVQSSVVEFDVGSQDPFCGSSFLKNSITKLHFPVAEAS; from the exons ATGGACGATTTCCCTGCTAGCTACAAGTTGGTGTCTGAAAATGTAGGCGCTCTTTGCATGTCATCAAAGGAGACGCCTAATTGTGATTTTGGAAATATAGAAGGTCTCTCTGTATATGATCTTGGCTACCATTTCACTGATTATCTCAATATTCAGGACGCTGAAGACTCAAATGGTAAGCGCAATGTTGAGACCGTGAAGGAAGATGTAAGTAAAGATTCCCATGGAAGTGACCCTGGTGCTGCTTCTGCAAAACGCTTGATGAAATGTGCAACATTTCCATGCTCTGGTATCAGCGTGCCTCCTGCAGAATTTGGTAGGAAGGTGCAAGAGGGTGACATGAATGCTGAAGTAATAACACATGGTGCTGATGCCAAATCTCCTGATTTGCCTTACTCACGTTCCATTTCCCTGCCA ACTCCATTGAAGCTTGTATCCGCCATAAAAGGCAGCCGTGAGAAACAAGGCAGTCTACCAAGGAAGCTGACTGTAACATGGGCTCCGGATGTGTATGACCCTATTCCAACATCAGTTTCACATTTTCCAAGCAAGGGACAAAGCCATAAGAGTGGCAAGAAGAAGAATGGGAAGAATAAGCAAAAAAACAATGGCAAATCTTCCCGTGGGAGCAAGGGTAGAGACAAGAAACAAGCTCGGAAACATGGAGGGAGTTCTCAGATAAGTTACCATCCTCTTGATGATAGCAACAGTGCCTCGTCGAGCGAGGTACAGTCTAGTGTTGTGGAATTTGATGTTGGCAGCCAAGATCCATTTTGTGGGAGCAGTTTTCTTAAGAACTCCATCACAAAACTTCACTTCCCAGTTGCAGAGGCTAGCTGA